The genomic DNA GAGAAAATCATATCTTGCGTAACTGAGATAGGATATCTGCATAGAGGCTTTGAAAAAGCCTGTGAAAACCATAGCTATGCTCAGATCATTCCATATACAGATAGGTTAAATTACTGTTCTGCTATGTTAAATAACGTAGGATATGCAAAAGCAGTTGAAGAAGCTCTTGGTTTAAATTTACCAGATAGAGGAATTTTTATGAGAGTTATTTTGGGCGAACTTGCTAGGATAATAGATCATGAAGTCTGTCTTGGCGCTATGTTTGTCGATATGGGAGGGCTTACAAACTACTGGTATCTTTATAATCCTAGAGAGAGGATTTATAACTTTTTATCTAAACTGACAGGCGCTAGATTTACAAATTCATTTGCGAGGATCGGCGGCATGGCAAATGATTTTTACGATGGCTGGAAAGAAGAGCTTTTGGCGCATTTAAAAGATGTAGAAAAAGGCGTTGATGATACTATGGTTTTAATAGAAAAAAATCGTATATTTTTAGATAGAGTACAAAATATATGCAAAATAAACGCTAATGACGCATTGAGTTATGGTTTTAGCGGTCCAAATTTAAGGGCTAGTGGTGTGAGCTTTGATCTTAGAAAAGATAAGCCGTATTATTACTATGATAGTTTTGATTTTAGCGTTCCAGTAGGAAGCGAAGGCGATATATACGATAGAATGTTTGTGAGATTTTTTGAGATGAGAGAGTCTATATCTATCATAAGGCAAGCTATAAAATTAATACCAGAAGGCAAAATAAGCGTAGATGATAAAGATGTATTTTTACCATCAAAAGATCAAGTATATTCAAATATCGAATCACTCATCAACCATTTTAAACTAATTTTTGATGGAATTAAACTTCCAAACGGACATTTTTATAGTGCTAGTGAAGGAGCTAACGGTGAGCTTGGATTTTTTATATTTAGTAATTCAGAGCCTAATCCTTACCGAGTAAAACTTAGACCACCGTGTTTTTATGCGTTAAATGCATTTTCTAGTATGGTACAAGGATCTCTTATAGCAGATAGCATATTAAACTTGGGAAGTCTAAACATCATAGCAGGGGAGCTAGATAGATGAAATTCGAATTTACTCATGAGCAATTATCGGCTCTAAACGAGCTTAAGAAAAAAGTAGATGATGATAGAGCGCTTGTTCTTCCGTCTCTTTGGATGGTGCAAAGAGCGCAAGGATTTATAGACGCTAAGGATGTTTTATATCTAGAAAAAACACTTGGTATAAGAAGTATGTTCTACGCTGAAGCGATCGGTTTTTATTCTATGTTTAATCAAAAATCGAAAGGAAAATTTGAACTCAAGTTTTGCAAAACTATAACATGTAAGCTAAGAGGCAGTGACGAACTTATCAAATTTACACAAGATATTCTTGGTATAAAAATGGGTGAAACTTCTAGCGACGGACTTTTTAGCCTTGGCGAAACCGAATGCCTTGGATACTGTGAAAAAGCGCCTTGTATGCTTTGCAACCTTGAACAAATCGACTCTTTAGACGAAAATTCCATAACAAATTTGATAGAAAAAATAAGGAAAGAAAATGCAAGTAGTTAGTTCTAGATTTTCTATCAAAAACGGCTATAAAATAGATGTTGCAAAAGCTAATGGAGCTTATTTAAATTTAGAAAATATCTTGAAAATGGATAGAAATTCAATAGTAGAAGCAGTAGATAAAAGTGGATTAAGAGGCAAAGGCGGCGGCGGCGGCTCATGTGGAACTAAGTGGAAAAATATGCTTGCTTGGGAAAGCGATAAGCGTTATTTGGTAGTAAATGGCGATGAGAGCGAGCCTGGAACTTGCAAAGACAAGTATATTTTAAATTTAGATCCGCATTTGCTTATAGAAGGAGTTATCATATCATCTTACGCACTAGGAGCTAAGAGAGCTTATGTTTATATACGAGGTGAATACGAAAGAGAGTTTATAACTCTTACAAATGCGATAAAAGAGGCCGCTAACGAGCTTGGAGACTTAGAAATAATAGTTTATAAAGGAGCCGGAGCTTATATTTGTGGTGAAAAAACAGCTTTATTAGAGTCTATAGAAGGTAAAAGAGGTCACCCAAGATTAAAACCGCATAATAAAGCCGAGCCGGACTTTTTGTTTGGTTGCGCATGTGTGGTAAATAATGTAGAAACTATAGCTAGCATTCCTTTTATAGTGAAAAACGGCTGGGAAGCATATAGATCTGTCGGTACTGAAAAAAGCCCCGGAACTCTTTTATTTGCAGTATCTGGATGTGTTAATACTCCTTGCGTAAAAGAGATGCCTTTTGGCACGAAAATGATAGATTTTATAAATGATTTTGGCGGTGGAGTATGGAAAAATAGAGAGTTAAAAGCAGTTATCCCCGGAGGCTCAAGTGCCGCAGTTTTGACAAAAGACGAAGTGCTAAAAGCTACTCTTGATTATGAAAGTTTAAAGGAATTTAAAAGCGCATTGGGCACCGGTGGAATGATGGTGTTTGATGATACTATTAGTATGCCAGAAGTGCTTTTAAATTTGCTTGAGTTTTATACAGAAGAGAGCTGTGGACAATGCACGCCTTGTCGTGAAGGCTGTGGTTGGGCTTTGAGAGTTGTAAAAAAGATAGTAGAAGGCGAAGGCTCTTTAAGAGACTTAGATACGCTAAAAGATATATCATATATGCTTGATGGAAAGACTATTTGCGTCTTTGCTCCGGCTGTAAAGGATGTAATTATGGGATTTATCACTAAATTCGAAAACGAATTTGTAGCGCTATGTAAGGAAACTAAGTGATGGTTAATATAGTTGTCGATGGAGAGACATTTAGTGTAGATAAAAACGGTAACTTAATCACCGAGCTAAAGAAGCATAATATTGAAATTCCGCATTTTTGTTATCATGAAGCGCTTGGCGTGAGTGGAAATTGTAGGATGTGCCTCATAGAAGTAGTAGGTCAAAAACGCCCTCAAATAGCTTGCAATACTCCTATTAGCGAAGGAATGGAGATAAAAATAAACAGCGAGCTTACTAGAAAAGTTCAAAAAGGCATTTTAGAGCTTGAGTTTATAAATCATCCAATAGACTGCCCAGTGTGTGATCAAGCCGGCGAATGTTCGCTTCAAGAGTATTATATGTGCTATGATAAAGGCGATTCAAGAGTTAGTCTTGCCCAAAAGGTGCGAAAACCTAAAAAAGAGGATTTTGGATCAAATGTCATCCATGACGCCGAACGCTGCGTACTTTGTAGACGTTGTGTGAGATTTACAGAAATTTGCACAAAGACTTACGAGCTTGGAGTAGGAAATAGAGGTGAGCATAGCGAAATAATTTTATTTAACGATGAAAAAATAAACAATCCATATGCCGGAAATATCGTAGATGTTTGTCCTGTGGGTGCTATGACTTCAGCTGATTTCCGTTTTAAAAAAAGAGTTTGGCACCTAAAGAGTTCTCCTTCTATATGTCAAGGTTGTGAGAGAGGCTGTGCCATTTGGGTAGATAGCAGTCAAGATAAGTATGAATATAATAAAATTTATCGCTTTAGACCGCGAGTCGATAACTCAGTAAACGGTCATTTTATCTGCGATTTTGGTCGTTATAGTTATAAAAATGAGCAGATTATAGTCCAAGAAAATAGTAATGAGCTTATTTTAAATTTAAAAAATGATTTAGACAAGACCAGCGGCAAATTTGATATTTTGATCACCTCGTCTTTATCTCTTGAAGAGATGTTTTGTGTTATAAATTTTGCTAAAGAGTATAACGCTAGGATCTATGGTTGGGATAATTTTAGAGATGAGAGTTTTTGCGATAGTGAGGGTTTGATGCTTCGCTATCCAAATAAAACAGCAAATAAACAAGGTTTGGATTATTTTTATAATAAATCTTATATATCAAAAGATATATCTGATATTAGAGATAGAGTTATCGTTTTTCATTTAGGCGGCGAGTTGGATTTTTTAAATTTAAAAGATAAAAACATAACTTTCATAGGATCTTGCAATAGTGCTGATATAGTTTGCGCTAGTGCGTATCATAGAGACGGGCACAGTGTTAATGTTGATAATAAATTAAGATTTAGTAAGGCGGCATTTTTAAATTTATCGCCTAGTATAGAACAGATTATACAAACATTATCTCGAAATAGTTATAAATTTGATAAAGATATTTTAAAGGCGTTTGAATGAATGAGCTTGTTTTGACCATTTTTAGGATTGTTTTCATACTTTCGTTTATACTTTTGCTCATACCGATTTTGGTCTTACTCGAGCGTAAAATTTCAGCCTTTATCCAAGATCGTCCCGGACCAAATAGGGCAAATATCGCAGGTATTAGGTTGGGCGGTATTATACAAGCTCTAGCCGACGCTCTTAAGCTCGCTGTAAAAGAGGATTTTACTCCATCTAGTATTCGTTCTAAGTTTTTATTTACTATAGCGCCTATGATACTATTTCTTATGAGTACGCTTACTATAGCAGTTATTCCATTTTCAGATTATTTTACTATCGATGGCGTTAAACATCTTATGCAAGGAATTCCTTTTGATGGCGGAATGTTATGGTATCTTGGAGTAGCGTCGCTTAGTATTTATGGTATTATGCTTGCCGGGTACGCTTCAAATAATAAATATTCACTTTTAGGTTCGCTTAGAGCAGCTTCTGGAGCTATTAGCTATGAGATTCCGCTTGGACTTGCTGTTGTTAGTATGATTTTGACTTACGACTCTATAAATTTAAATGATTTTGTTTTGCAACAACAAGGCTCGTTTTTAGGTTTGCCATCATGGGGGATATTTATCCAGCCTTTGGCTGCTATTATATTTATAATATGTGCATTTGCAGAGACAAACAGAGCTCCGTTTGATCTTGCAGAAGGAGAAAGCGAGATAGTTGCTGGTTATCACTTAGAGTATAGTGCAATGAGTTTTGCAATGTTTTTTATGGCTGAATATATAGCAATGACGGCTATGAGTGCTCTTATAATTACTATATTTTTTGGCGGATATTCGCTTCCTTATCTTAGCACCGCAGATCTTGTAAACAACTATAAAATAGTACTTTTAAGCATAGTATTTATTATCACTATTTTAGGTTTTATCTTTGTGTTATGGATAAATAAAAATAATGTTACAAGATATAAAGTCACAAACGACTTTAGAAAAAAAGAGAATAAATTTTACAAAATTTGTACGTTTATAGTAGTCGCTATCACAGATGTTATCTGTTTTTACCTATATTTTACAGGCTTGCAAAGCCTTGGTCAGGAAATTTTAGTAACTATACTTTATCTAACTATATTTGCTTTAAAAACATTTGTTATGCTTTTTGTGTTTATCTGGGTACGCTGGACTGTGCCAAGATTTAGATATGATCAAATTCAAAGACTCGGCTGGGAAAAGCTCATGCCTTTAGCGATATTTAATATCATAATAACAGCAATGGTGGTGGTATATGGCAATTAAAACAAAAACTATACGCAGAAAAAAAATACCGTTTTTACAAAGAATTTATCTACCTTTTATATTTGCGGGTATGGCTAGAACATTTAGGCATTTTTTTAGGAATTTAAAAGATAGCTCAAATATCGATTTTTTAGAGTATCCAGAACAAAAACCAACTGATATAACAAATCGCTACAGAGGTCTTCACAGGCTTACTAAAAACGAAAAAGGCGATCTAAAATGTGTGGCGTGTGATATGTGTGCTACCGCATGCCCGGCAAATTGCATTTTTATCACTGCTACTGAGATAGAAGGTAGCAAAGAAAAAGCGCCTTCTAAATTTACTATAGATCTGCTTGAATGTGTGTTTTGCGGACTTTGCGTAGAGGCGTGTCCAAAAGACGCTATCAGGATGGATACTGGTATCTTTACTAAAGTAGGCAACACCAGAGAATCGTTTTTAGCCGATATAAAAACTTTATCACAAAGAGAAGAGGGGAGCTTTTGATGGAACTTTTTTTATTTATAAATTTCTCTTTATTCGCCATTTTAGGAAGCTTAGGTCTTATTTTATTTAAAGCTCCTATTCATGGGGCTTTGAGCCTTATAGTTACTTTAGTTTCTATAGCCGGTTTATATCTTTTACTGTTTGCTAAGACTCTATTTTTAATTCAAATTGTAGTATATGCCGGAGCTATCATGGTGCTAAGTGTTTTTGTAATGATGTTTTTTAATATCAAAAGCGACACTTTGTTCGTAAAGCTTAAACCAAAATCTTTTTTTATTATTATTCCTCCTACTGTTATATTTGCGATTTTGCTAGATGAGATTTGGAAATTACCAAGTGATTTTGGAATTGCACCGCTTGATTTTGGAGAAATAAAACCGCTTGGATTTTATCTATTTACAAATTGGGGTTTGAGCTTTGAGGCGATATCTTTGCTTTTGACAGCCGCATTAATCGGTGTGGTGGCTATTTTAAAAGGCAAAAACAATGCTTGATTTTTATATATTAGTGGCTTTGATCCTATTTTTTATCGGCGTTTTAGGAGTTATTCTTAGAAAAAATATCTTTACTATATTTATGTCAGTAGAGCTTATGTTGAACGCTACGGCGCTGATATTTGCTACCTTTGCTAGACAAAGTCTAAATTTAGACGGACAAGTAATAGTTATGCTAATAATCGCTATAGCTGCAGCTGAAGCTAGTTTCGGTTTGGCTCTTATAGTGCTTTTATACAAGAAAAAGCAGAGTTTAAACATAGATATTTTTGATGAGTTAAAGGATAGAGATGTTAGTTAGCATTGTAGTTTTAGCGCCTATTATAGGCAGTATTTTACTAGGTTTGACTTATTTAGCTAGAAATACTCTTAAGATATCGCAGCTTGGTTTTGCATTTTTAGGTATGGCAGCTCCTATTACTAGCTTTGTTTGTATGACGATTTTGTTTTTAAATTCGCAAATAGAACCGATTAATTTAAATATGTTTGGTTGGATAGAAGCCGGTATATTTAAAATAGATGTCGGGTTTTATCTTGATCATTTAAGCCTTTTAATGGGTCTGTTTGTAACTTTTTTAGGTATGCTGATACATCTGTATTCTATCGGATATATGGATAAAGATATCGGTTTTGGCAAGTTTTTTTGTTATATGAATTTATTTTTAGGCAGTATGCTCATACTTGTACTTGCAAATAATCCGGTTCTGATGTTTGTCGGCTGGGAAGGAGTGGGAGCTTGTTCATATCTACTTATATCGTTTTACTTTAGCTCTAAAGACAATGTAAAAGCCGGAAATAAAGCATTTATACTAAACAGAATCGGTGATTTTGGCTTTGTTATAGGTCTTGTTAGTTTGTATCTTGCTACTTCTCCATATGGTTTTAATTATGAAATATTAGCTAAAAGCGCACCTCTTATACCTTCAAATTTGGCCATTTTTATAGCGTTTTGTTTTATATGCGGAGCGCTTGCTAAATCAGCGCAAATACCGCTTTACACGTGGCTTCCTGATGCTATGGCCGGCCCGACTCCTATTTCTGCTTTGATACATGCAGCCACTATGGTAACAGCGGGTGTTTATATGGTTGTTAGATTTGGATTTTTATATGAACACTTAAATTTCGTTCTAGAAATACTTGCGATAATCGGTGTAGCAAGTGCGCTTTTTGCGGCTATAATTGCTGTAAAAGCTACAGATATCAAAAAAATCCTAGCCTACTCTACTATGAGTCAGCTTGGATATATGTTTGCCGGACTTAGTTTTAGTTCTCAAGCAGCTTTATATCATCTTTTTACGCATGGATTTTTTAAAGCGCTTCTGTTTTTGGGTGCCGGATCTGTGATAATAGCCTTGCATCACGAACAAAATATATTTAAAATGGGCTCTTTACATAAAAATAAAGTACTCTTTTATCCTATGTTATTTGGGTCGCTTGCCATAAGCGGAGTGTTTCCTTTCGCAGGATTTTTCTCAAAAGACGCACTTATATTAGGAGCGTTTTTAAGCGGTCATTATTTTATATCTGGAGTTTTGCTATTTACAGCAGGACTTACCTCTTATTATATTTTTAGGCTATTTTTTCTAGTTTTTTATTCTCAAAATGAAGCGCCTAAACAGCATAAACTCCCATTTACTATGAGTTTTGTAAATGTAATACTCGCTATATTTTCTCTTATAGGAGGAGGTATGGCTATGTTTTTAAGCTTAGAGCATGTTAGTTTATCAGTAGAGATAATAGCCGGAGTTGTTAGCTTATTCATTTCATTTTTAGGAATTTTTATAGCCTACAAAAAGTTCTATAATTACAAAAATTGTGAAGAGCAAACTTGTTGTTTTGAGAATTTGGTTATAAATAAATTCTATGTTGATGAAATTTATGACTTTGTTTTTGTGCGTAGCTTTGCAAGTTTAAGTAAATTTGTAAGAGAAGTTTTAGACGCAAAGATTTTTTATCCATTTGTTTTAGGAACCGCTAGAATGTTTAAGTTTAGCGGTTTTGTATATTCTAAATTTACACAAAACGGACTTGCTGGCTCTTACGCGTTTTATATGTTAGCTTTTATCTGCATTTTTATCCTTTATATAAAGGTTAGTTTATGACTGGTTTTTCACATATTTTAAGTTTGATTATATTTTTACCGTTTATTGTTGGAGTTTTGATAGCTCTGTTTTTTAATGATAAAGCAGGTAAGTTGACGGCTTTTGTTGTTAGTATTGTAGTGGCTGTTTTAGGGCTAGTTTTATTTTTTAAATTTGATCCGAATGCCGGTATGCAGTTTGTCGATAGTATATCTTTAGTGCCGAAATACGGCATTAGTTACTTAGTCGGTGTAGATGGAATAAATTTATATATCTTACTTATCATTACTTCTGCATTTCCACCTCTGTTTTTTATTTTAAAAAACAGAAAAAAAGGTTACTGGGCAAATATGCTTTTTATGCAAAGTGGGTTTTTGTCTGTTGTTTCATCGCTCGATCTCGTATATTTTTATGCCGGCTGGGAGATGATGCTCATACCTATATTTATTATGGTCGGAATTTACGGAAAGGATTCAGGAAGAGCCGGAGCTCTTATGGATATGATGTATTACGCGATATTTGGTTCCATGATTATGCTCGGAGCCATCATATATATCGGAGCTGCTCATTATTATGAATTTGGATTTTTTAGCTTTAGACTTGAAGATCTGATTAAAGTAAGTTTAAACTCGGATTTGCAGACTGTTTTATTTTTCTGCTTTATGTTGGCTTTTGTTATAAAGCTGCCTTTGTTTCCATTTCATCTTTGGATGAGCAATGCTTATACAAAATCGCTTACGACTGCTACTTTTATGCTTTCTGTTATCGCTTCAAAAGTAGCTGTTTTTGCGATATTGCGTTTTGTTTTGCCTTTATTTCCGGTGTCTTTTGTAAATTATTCTACATGGTTTATATCTCTTGGGCTATTTTCTATGTTATATTTTGGTATAGCGGCTATCAAGGTGAAAGATTTTAAAACTTTGCTTGCATATGCTTCGGCGTCTCATTTAGGACTTATAATAGCCGGAGTATTTGCCCTAGATGTAGAAGCTATGACCGGATCTATGTATCAAGTCGTGGCGCATGCTATTACTAGCGGAATTATGTTCTTGTTAGTCGGTATGATAAGTGAGCAGCTAGGAACTAGAAAGATAAGCAAGTTAGGCGGACTTGCTATAAAGGCGCCTGTTTTTGCTACTATTTTTGCTATCGCAATGATATCTAGCGTTGGATTACCTGCTACTGTTGGTTTTGTAGGCGAACTTTTGATTATATTTGGACTATTTAAGGCTAATTTAATTTATGGTATTTTCGGTACGACTTCTATAGTAATAGGAGCTATTTATATGTTTATAGTCTATAGAAAAGCTATTTTACAAAATACGAATGAGCTTACGGCTAAATTTAAAGATCTAAGAAAGCGTGAAATTTTGGCATTTTTAGTAGCTGTTGCTATGATATTTATCATGGGAATTTATCCAAAACCTTTTATAAAGCAGATAGAACCTACTATGAATGAGCATTATGAAAGTTATATAAAACCAAATTTAGGAGCCAAAAAATGATAGCGCTATTACCTTTTATTCTCTCTTTGGCGGCTACGTTTATAAATATATTTTTATGCGTCACTAATATATCAAAAAGATATTCTATAAATTTAAATATCTTATTTTGGGTTATAATTTTTATATCTTTTTTTATTGTTCGTTCTAATTTTTCAAATGACTTTTTGATGGATTTTGCTACCCCGTTTATATCGCTTGATGAGTTTTCATTCTGTTTTGGCGTAGTTTTGTCTGCTCTTATGATAATTTTTTTAATTTCTAGTTTTTATAGCGATGACGAAAAATTCTACAAACAAGAGATGTTTGCACTCGCATCTTTAGCTAGTTTTGGCTTGTTGGCTATGAGTCTTAGCGTGGAACTGATACTTACTCTTATATTTTTAGAAGTAGCGTCTATAAGCATTTATGCTATGATAGCCATGAATAGCATTGAATACAAAAGCGTTGAAGCTGCGTTTAAGTACTTTTTATTATCATCATTTATGAGTGCATTTTATCTGCTTGGGGCGGCTTTTGTATTTGGAGTGGCTGGATCTACAAAATACTCTTTTATAGCAACTGGATTGAATAGCGATTTTTTAAGTATTATAGGGATGATTTTGGTGCTTTCTATGATGTTTTTCAAGATAGCGATTTTTGGATTTTATAGATGGAGCATAGATGTGTATTATGGCTCAAATTTAAATATAGCAGGTTTTTTAGCGTCTGCTTTTAAACTTGCTAGTTTTGCCATTTTGATCAAGCTTTGCTTTTTATATCCGGGTAATAATATAGAAATTTTACAAGGCATCTTTGCTATTTTAGCAATTTTAAGTATGTTTGCTGGGAATTTGCTATCTCTTAAAGAGACAAACGTTAAAAAGATACTAATTGCCGCTGGAATAGTGCATTCAGGGTATATTTTTATAAATTTATCCTCTGTTGGTGCTTCTGTTTCCATATATCCAGCTATTTTTTATCTATCTACATATACTATAGTAGTTGGTTTTTCATTTGCTATTTTAAACGGACTTTTTGGAGACAGAGAGATAAAAATATCTGATTTAAACGGACTTTATAAAGTACGTCCTACCGAAGCTTTTGCTCTTACTGTAATTTGTTTGTCTTTTATCGGTTTCCCTTATAGTGTCGGATTTTTGGGTAAATTGTTTATATTTTCTAGCGCCGTAGAAAGCGGTAAGACTTATTTGGCTATTTTTGGTATAATTAATACTATATTTTCTGTATATTATTACCTAAAGATTATCATCAGCATATACTTTAGCGAGAATAAAACTGCTCTGTCTTGCGCAGATAGTAAGAAATTTGGTTTAAAACTACTTGCTTTGAGTTCTATTTTATTTATAATTTTAGAGGGAAGCGGTATATTTTCTATAATATCTTTTTTAAATTTATTTATCAGATGAGCTTATTTTTAGTATTAAATTTAACTAAATTTATACTTCAGATAGTACGATAAATAGATGTTTTACAGACAATATATATTTAGTTTGAAATTTAAAAACTAAATATATATTTAATAATATTTAGCTTATTTAGATAACAATTTTCATTTATATATAGTTTTATCTAAATTTAAGTTTATAAGTCGCATAATTACGGTAATATTTTTATAAAAAGGATAATAATGAAAGCTAAATTTCTAGCAGCGTCTGCAATCTTAACTCTATTTTGTACAAGTTCGTTTGCACATTTTGGAGTAGTGATCCCTTCTAGCTCGACCGTAAATGATGAAAAAGAAGCGAAAATGAGTATAACTTATAGATTTACTCATCCGTTTGAACAGATGATGATGAATATGGAAAAACCGGTTGAAACAGGAGTATTTGTAGATGGGAAGAAAAATCCAATATCAAATTTAACCGAGAAAAAAGATGGTAAAATGAGTTATTATACTGCAAATTACGAAGTAAAAAATCCCGGAATGTATCAATTTTATGTTGATCCAAAGCCGTATTTCGAAGCGGCTGAAGATAAGTTTATAAGACATATTACAAAAACAGTTGTAAATGCTTACGGATTTGGCGAGGGCTGGGATAGTCCTATTGGCTTAAAAGCCGAAATAGTACCTATTAGTAGACCTTATGGATTATATAAAGGAAATCTGTTTTCAGGAATAGTTTTATATAAAGGAGAAAGAGCCAAAAATGTCATGGTTGAGGTTGAATACTACAACACGAAAGGCTTAAAGGCACCTTCTGAGGATTTTATCACACAAGAAGTAAAAACAAATGAGCTTGGAGAATTTAGTTTTGCTATGCCTCTTGCTGGCTGGTGGGGATTTTCAGCTTTAATAGATGATGATGAGACTATTAAAAAAGACGGTAAAACTTATCCGGTTGAACTTGGCAGTGTTATTTGGGTCGAAACTAAAGAGTATTAGATGCATATCAGCGAAGGAGTATTAAAACCAGAGATCATAGTTCCAGCAGCTGTGATAGGGGGTATTTGGATAGCGTATCTACTATATAAATTGAAGTTTAATGATATTCCTAAGATAGCTTGTATGAGCGCTATGTTTTTCATAGCGTCTTTTATACACATTCCGATTGGTCCGACTTCAATTCACTTAATTTTGAGCGGTTTGATCGGGGCTTTCTTAGGATTCAATGCAGGTTTGGCGATATTTGCAGCTTTACTTTTACAAGCTTTGTTATTTGGATATGGCGGTATAACCGTGTTAGGAGTAAATCTTTTGATGATAGCGTCTCCCGCCGTACTTGGATTTTATTTTTTAAAACTTTCATTCAAAAAATTTAGAGTTTTAAATTGGTTTTTAGTCGGATTTGTGCCTATTTTCGTATCATCTTTGATTTTAAGCTTAGTTTTGGCATTAAACGGAAATGAGTTTTTGCCGGTTGCGACTTTGGCTTTTGTTTCGAATTTAGCTCTTATGGCGATAGAAGGAGTTATATCTCTGTTTGGAATATCTTTTATTTATAAAGTAAATAAGGACTTATTAAAATGATAAAATTTATGCTAATAATCTGCGCGGCAGTAGCTTTAAATGCTCACTCACTAAAAGTGTTTGCTAAAGAAGAAAACGGTTTTGTTTTAATCAAAAGCTATTTTTATGGTAATTCGCCTTGTAAAGAGTGTAAGGTCGAGCTCATAAAAGATAACAAAATTCTAAGCACTGTAAAAACGGATTCAAAAGGCGAAGCTAGAGCAAAAATAGTAGCGAGCGAGTTTGATATATTAGTAGACGGCGGACTTGCGCACGAAAAAAGAGTAAGCTTCAAGGCCGAAAATCCGCTTCCGATAGATACTGATGATAGTACAATGATGTATGTGTTTAAATTTATAGCCGGATTTGCGGCTATCGCAATTATATTTGGCTGTTTGTATATTATAAAAAGAAGGCAGGTTGCTTGCAGCTAAATTTATCTTTTGGCTTGGTTTGCCTTGTACTTTTTAGCTTTAAGGTAGCGCTTAGTAGTAGTATCGACGCTGCTTTTTTTCTACCTGCTCTTCTATTGTTATTTATTAGATTTAACACTATTTTTATTATAATTAAAAAGATGCTGTTTTTAAATTTATTTATATTTTTAATGGCTCTAAGCG from Campylobacter fetus subsp. fetus includes the following:
- the cbiM gene encoding cobalt transporter CbiM gives rise to the protein MHISEGVLKPEIIVPAAVIGGIWIAYLLYKLKFNDIPKIACMSAMFFIASFIHIPIGPTSIHLILSGLIGAFLGFNAGLAIFAALLLQALLFGYGGITVLGVNLLMIASPAVLGFYFLKLSFKKFRVLNWFLVGFVPIFVSSLILSLVLALNGNEFLPVATLAFVSNLALMAIEGVISLFGISFIYKVNKDLLK
- a CDS encoding DUF4198 domain-containing protein, whose translation is MKAKFLAASAILTLFCTSSFAHFGVVIPSSSTVNDEKEAKMSITYRFTHPFEQMMMNMEKPVETGVFVDGKKNPISNLTEKKDGKMSYYTANYEVKNPGMYQFYVDPKPYFEAAEDKFIRHITKTVVNAYGFGEGWDSPIGLKAEIVPISRPYGLYKGNLFSGIVLYKGERAKNVMVEVEYYNTKGLKAPSEDFITQEVKTNELGEFSFAMPLAGWWGFSALIDDDETIKKDGKTYPVELGSVIWVETKEY